From a single Paraburkholderia youngii genomic region:
- a CDS encoding ABC transporter substrate-binding protein — protein sequence MSFKKSLYAGVAALLASFTLATSGTAQAQNQQVDVKNTKLVIAYQDPAFPALIRKSGVVDGTPYQIEWVLLTGPAANLSALYAGRIDLGHMGDTSLTIEQANARTDWTKDSTPLRIVAGWRNAYSKDYPPEITALRTSAGITSVQAIKGHKFGYNYGGYNHAQYLATLVKAGLNEKDVQPIKFADGATSAAGFNAGQVDVYAGALGPVLPTIRSGAGHVLLSDRDTQIPALNVWTTTSADLKDPVKVAALQDFFFRMSGYWSWHDAHKDEVIGILKDTLKISDERAAFEYQVRSGSFVKFDKGLLGEEQNIADILYDGHAIRKKVKVDVEYDPRFNAAQKAIWPIPSKD from the coding sequence ATGTCGTTTAAAAAATCGCTCTACGCAGGCGTTGCCGCATTGCTCGCCAGCTTCACGCTCGCCACCTCGGGCACGGCTCAAGCCCAAAATCAGCAGGTCGATGTGAAGAACACCAAGCTCGTGATTGCCTACCAGGACCCTGCGTTTCCCGCGTTGATCCGCAAGTCGGGCGTGGTCGACGGCACGCCTTACCAGATCGAATGGGTGCTGCTGACCGGGCCGGCCGCCAATCTGTCGGCGCTGTACGCGGGCCGGATCGACCTCGGTCATATGGGTGACACCTCGCTCACGATCGAGCAGGCCAACGCGCGCACCGATTGGACCAAGGACTCGACGCCGCTGCGCATCGTCGCAGGCTGGCGCAACGCGTATTCGAAGGACTATCCGCCGGAGATCACCGCGCTGCGCACGAGCGCGGGCATCACGAGCGTTCAGGCCATCAAGGGACACAAGTTCGGCTACAACTACGGTGGCTACAACCATGCGCAATATCTGGCGACGCTGGTCAAGGCCGGCTTGAACGAGAAAGACGTGCAGCCGATCAAGTTCGCGGACGGTGCGACGTCCGCGGCGGGCTTCAACGCGGGGCAGGTTGACGTTTATGCGGGCGCGCTTGGCCCGGTCCTGCCGACAATCAGGTCGGGCGCGGGCCACGTTCTGCTGAGCGACCGCGACACGCAGATTCCGGCGCTCAACGTCTGGACGACCACGTCGGCCGATCTGAAAGACCCCGTCAAGGTAGCGGCGCTGCAGGATTTCTTCTTCCGCATGTCGGGTTACTGGTCCTGGCACGATGCGCACAAGGATGAGGTGATCGGCATTCTCAAGGACACGCTGAAGATCTCCGACGAACGCGCCGCGTTCGAGTACCAGGTGCGCAGCGGCAGCTTCGTCAAGTTCGACAAGGGCCTGCTCGGTGAGGAACAGAACATCGCCGACATCCTCTACGACGGACACGCGATCCGCAAGAAGGTGAAGGTCGACGTCGAATACGATCCGCGCTTCAATGCGGCGCAGAAAGCGATCTGGCCGATCCCGTCGAAAGACTGA
- a CDS encoding ABC transporter ATP-binding protein — protein MSELAYETEQDTAPVVASLSRVGKRYGENSVLDQVDFTVRKGEVVALVGPSGTGKTTLLRLLAGLESATSGRTEVSANTSVVFQEPRLIGALRVWANVLLDDAHKPDATARARAALQDVGLEDKLSSWPVSLSGGQAQRVAVARALYRRPDLMLLDEPFSALDAFTRRSIQSLVLKLWDHYRFGVVIVTHDLDEALILADRIVILSKGRICHETRVDLPRERDVTSPEFNALKRDLLRQFSLSVA, from the coding sequence ATGTCTGAGCTCGCATACGAAACGGAACAGGACACCGCGCCCGTCGTCGCGAGCCTGTCGCGCGTCGGCAAGCGCTACGGCGAGAACAGCGTGCTCGATCAGGTCGACTTCACGGTACGCAAGGGCGAGGTAGTCGCGCTCGTCGGACCGTCCGGCACCGGCAAGACCACGCTGCTGCGGCTACTCGCGGGACTCGAATCGGCGACGAGCGGCCGCACGGAAGTGTCGGCGAATACCTCGGTCGTGTTCCAGGAACCACGCCTGATCGGTGCGCTGCGGGTGTGGGCGAACGTGCTGCTCGACGACGCGCACAAGCCCGATGCGACGGCACGGGCGCGCGCCGCGCTGCAGGACGTTGGTCTCGAAGACAAGCTGTCGAGCTGGCCCGTCAGCCTCTCGGGCGGCCAGGCTCAGCGCGTGGCCGTGGCCCGCGCGCTGTATCGGCGGCCCGACCTGATGCTGCTCGACGAGCCGTTCAGTGCGCTCGACGCCTTCACGCGGCGAAGCATCCAGAGCCTCGTGCTGAAGCTGTGGGACCACTACCGGTTCGGCGTCGTGATCGTGACGCACGACCTCGACGAGGCGTTGATTCTCGCCGACCGGATCGTGATTCTCTCGAAAGGCAGGATCTGCCACGAGACGCGGGTCGATTTGCCGCGCGAGCGTGACGTGACCTCGCCCGAATTCAATGCGCTGAAGCGCGACCTGCTCCGACAGTTCTCGCTCAGTGTCGCCTGA
- a CDS encoding ABC transporter permease — translation MSTRESTFAVAPAPAAGATPLRRLTLREPLLRSIVPVLLIVLWQLASSLGVASEFVLPSPASVLAAYRELWQSGDLQDALKISLARAALGLLIGGGAGLLLGVASGLSKSAERGFDSVLQMLRTIPFIALVPIFVVWFGIGEVSKVALIVGAAISPMYLSTWHAIRGIAPKLLELGRTFRLTRAHQIRLIILPMSLPGILVGVRYAAAISLLALVAAEQINASAGIGYILNNANQFQRTDIIIAGILVYAALGIGVDALLRYIERKALAWRGAHV, via the coding sequence ATGTCTACACGTGAATCCACTTTTGCGGTGGCCCCCGCGCCGGCTGCCGGCGCGACGCCGCTGCGACGCCTGACGCTGCGCGAACCGCTGCTGCGTTCTATCGTGCCGGTGCTGCTGATCGTGCTGTGGCAACTGGCCTCGTCGCTCGGTGTAGCAAGCGAATTCGTGCTGCCGTCGCCCGCGTCCGTGCTCGCCGCCTATCGCGAGCTCTGGCAATCGGGCGATCTGCAGGATGCGCTGAAGATTTCGCTCGCGCGTGCGGCGCTGGGCCTCCTGATCGGCGGGGGCGCGGGGCTGCTGCTGGGCGTGGCCTCCGGCTTGAGCAAGTCCGCCGAACGCGGCTTCGACAGCGTGCTGCAGATGCTGCGTACCATACCGTTCATCGCGCTCGTGCCGATCTTCGTCGTGTGGTTCGGCATCGGCGAAGTGTCGAAGGTCGCGCTGATCGTCGGAGCGGCCATTTCGCCGATGTATCTGAGCACCTGGCACGCGATACGCGGCATCGCCCCCAAGCTGCTGGAACTTGGCCGCACGTTTCGCCTGACGCGTGCGCATCAGATTCGCCTCATCATCCTGCCGATGTCATTGCCCGGCATACTCGTCGGCGTTCGCTACGCGGCGGCCATCTCGCTGCTGGCGCTGGTGGCGGCGGAGCAGATCAACGCCAGCGCCGGGATCGGCTACATCCTGAACAACGCCAACCAGTTCCAGCGCACCGACATCATCATCGCGGGCATCCTCGTCTATGCGGCGCTGGGTATCGGCGTCGACGCGCTGCTGCGCTATATCGAGCGAAAGGCGCTCGCCTGGCGAGGTGCACATGTCTGA
- a CDS encoding LLM class flavin-dependent oxidoreductase: protein MSAARKLHLNTNVTGTGRHPAGWRTLDNPKSIIDLGFFTAIAQIAERGKLDAVFLSDALALRGHANGPAQSLEPTVLLTALAGVTQHVGLIGTASTTFNDPFNLARRFASVDHLSAGRVAWNAVTTYDPQAAANFSFGEAPDKPARYARAAEFVDVVLKLWDSWEDDALVADRASGLYADPARVHAIAHHGPHFQVRGPLNLPRSPQGRPVLVQAGGSDAGVALAARDADAVFTAQTTFEGAQAFYRDIKARAAAHGRDPAHLLVLPGLYPVIGGTLAEARQRKAEMDALLERSAELAKFAGALGVEPADLRLDEPLPYELIDSGARSDVSGGFIRSTVLLARSENLTVRDLLDRNPGAHRMLVGTPETIADDIERWFNGRAADGFNLNADVFPSGLADFVDQVVPLLQRKGIFRREYEGTTLREHYGLPRPPSRYADAQAGIGAAVADAVS from the coding sequence ATGAGTGCGGCTCGCAAACTGCATCTGAACACGAACGTTACCGGCACGGGCCGTCATCCCGCGGGCTGGCGCACGCTCGACAACCCGAAGTCGATCATCGACCTCGGCTTCTTCACCGCGATCGCGCAGATCGCCGAGCGCGGTAAGCTCGATGCCGTGTTTCTGTCCGACGCGCTGGCGTTGCGTGGCCACGCAAACGGTCCCGCGCAGTCGCTCGAACCGACGGTGCTGCTCACCGCGCTCGCGGGTGTCACGCAGCACGTCGGGCTGATCGGCACTGCGTCGACGACGTTCAACGATCCGTTCAACCTCGCGCGCCGCTTCGCGTCGGTGGACCATCTGAGCGCCGGCCGGGTCGCATGGAACGCGGTGACGACGTACGACCCGCAGGCGGCCGCCAATTTCAGCTTTGGCGAAGCGCCGGACAAGCCGGCGCGGTACGCGCGCGCGGCGGAATTCGTCGATGTCGTGCTGAAGCTGTGGGATAGCTGGGAAGACGATGCGCTCGTCGCCGATCGCGCGAGCGGGCTCTATGCGGACCCGGCCCGCGTGCATGCGATCGCGCACCACGGCCCGCACTTCCAGGTGCGCGGGCCGCTGAACCTGCCGCGCAGCCCGCAAGGCCGGCCGGTGCTGGTGCAGGCCGGCGGCTCGGACGCGGGCGTCGCGCTCGCCGCGCGCGATGCCGATGCGGTGTTCACCGCGCAGACCACTTTCGAGGGCGCACAGGCGTTCTACCGCGACATCAAGGCACGCGCCGCAGCGCACGGCCGCGATCCGGCTCATCTGCTGGTCCTGCCCGGCCTCTATCCGGTGATCGGCGGCACGCTCGCCGAAGCGCGCCAACGCAAGGCCGAGATGGACGCGCTGCTCGAGCGCAGTGCCGAGCTCGCGAAGTTCGCCGGCGCGCTCGGTGTCGAGCCCGCCGACCTGCGTCTCGATGAACCGCTGCCGTATGAGCTGATCGACAGCGGTGCGCGTTCCGACGTCTCCGGCGGCTTCATCCGCTCGACCGTGCTGCTCGCCCGCAGCGAGAACCTGACGGTGCGCGATCTGCTCGATCGCAATCCCGGCGCGCACCGGATGCTGGTGGGTACGCCGGAGACCATCGCGGACGACATCGAGCGCTGGTTCAACGGCCGCGCGGCGGATGGCTTCAACCTGAATGCGGATGTGTTTCCGTCGGGGCTCGCGGATTTCGTCGATCAGGTCGTGCCGCTGTTGCAGCGCAAGGGCATCTTCCGCCGCGAGTACGAAGGCACGACGCTGCGTGAACACTATGGTCTGCCACGGCCGCCGAGCCGCTACGCCGATGCGCAAGCGGGCATCGGCGCGGCCGTGGCCGATGCGGTCTCTTGA
- a CDS encoding rhodanese-like domain-containing protein: MSQSNVPLIAPAGLRAALAARNELAILDVREEGVSARRRLFYSSVAPVGRLGLVVGQLVPRRTTPIVLVDEAGEYTSRAAALLARFGYTNVSILEGGVAGWEAAGFEVFSGTNVPGKTFGEVIEQRLHTPNIDAPTLKRLQDAGEDLVVLDSRPFPEYQTMNIPGGVECAGAELVYRALAAAPSPDTLIVVNCAGRTRSILGAQSLVNAGIPNPVAALTGGSMSWLLSGLELERGQINTAPRPDDATLARARTLAQRAAAKAGVVEIDRTTLARFEGEAAAHTLYRFDVRSPLEYDAAHRAGWRSAPGGQLVQATDEYVGTLHARVVLSDDDGVRARMTASWLVQLGYLQVFVLADDDASVVFETGAEPQEVLRRPGRTRWVEADQLARALEAGSAQVVDVDNSLAFRRAHIAGARFIVASALQDLLPRIDDAARQLVLTSSDGVLAALLADELRERHANVAALLGGTARWLALGLPQAAGDDGNLTGDDDAWYSPYQYPPGQAAQQMESYLAWELQLVAQLERDGIASIDVIDFDTANRARSAEWLATLQSSTV, encoded by the coding sequence ATGAGTCAATCCAACGTACCGCTTATTGCTCCTGCCGGGTTGCGCGCGGCGCTTGCCGCTCGCAACGAACTCGCGATCCTCGATGTGCGCGAAGAAGGCGTATCCGCACGCCGCCGGCTGTTCTATTCGTCCGTCGCGCCGGTCGGGCGGCTCGGCCTCGTGGTCGGGCAGCTCGTGCCGCGCCGCACGACGCCGATCGTGCTCGTCGACGAAGCCGGCGAATACACGTCGCGCGCCGCGGCGTTGCTGGCGCGCTTCGGCTATACGAACGTGTCGATTCTCGAAGGCGGTGTCGCGGGCTGGGAGGCGGCGGGCTTCGAGGTGTTCAGCGGGACCAACGTGCCCGGCAAGACGTTCGGCGAGGTGATCGAGCAGCGCCTCCACACCCCCAATATCGATGCGCCGACGCTCAAGCGTCTGCAGGACGCCGGCGAGGACCTTGTGGTGCTCGACAGCCGCCCGTTTCCCGAGTACCAGACGATGAACATCCCGGGTGGCGTCGAATGCGCCGGCGCCGAGCTCGTCTACCGGGCGCTGGCGGCCGCGCCTTCGCCCGATACGCTGATCGTCGTCAATTGCGCGGGGCGCACGCGCAGCATTCTCGGTGCGCAATCGCTCGTCAATGCCGGGATCCCGAATCCGGTCGCCGCGCTGACCGGCGGCTCGATGTCGTGGCTGTTGTCCGGGCTCGAACTGGAGCGCGGTCAGATCAACACGGCCCCGCGCCCCGACGACGCCACGCTGGCCAGAGCGCGCACGCTCGCACAGCGCGCCGCGGCCAAAGCGGGCGTCGTCGAAATCGACCGCACGACGCTCGCACGTTTCGAAGGCGAAGCGGCTGCGCACACGCTGTATCGCTTCGACGTGCGCAGTCCGCTCGAATACGATGCGGCCCACCGCGCCGGCTGGCGCTCCGCGCCCGGCGGCCAGCTCGTGCAGGCGACCGATGAGTACGTCGGCACGCTGCACGCGCGCGTCGTGCTCAGCGACGACGACGGCGTGCGGGCGCGCATGACCGCGTCGTGGCTCGTGCAGCTCGGTTATCTGCAGGTGTTCGTGCTGGCCGATGACGACGCTTCCGTCGTTTTCGAAACCGGCGCCGAGCCGCAAGAAGTGCTGCGCAGGCCGGGGCGCACGCGATGGGTCGAAGCGGACCAGCTGGCGCGCGCGCTCGAAGCCGGCAGCGCGCAGGTGGTGGACGTGGACAACAGCCTCGCGTTTCGCCGCGCGCACATTGCCGGCGCGCGCTTCATTGTCGCGAGCGCGTTGCAGGACCTGCTCCCGCGCATCGACGACGCGGCGCGCCAACTCGTGCTGACGTCGAGCGACGGCGTGCTGGCGGCCCTGCTCGCCGACGAATTACGCGAGCGGCACGCGAACGTCGCGGCGCTGCTCGGCGGCACCGCGCGCTGGCTCGCGCTCGGCCTGCCGCAGGCCGCAGGCGACGACGGCAACCTGACCGGCGACGACGATGCGTGGTACAGCCCGTATCAGTACCCGCCAGGCCAGGCCGCGCAGCAGATGGAGTCGTACCTCGCCTGGGAGCTGCAACTGGTGGCGCAGCTCGAGCGCGACGGCATCGCGTCGATCGACGTGATCGATTTCGACACCGCCAACCGCGCGCGCAGCGCCGAATGGCTGGCGACGTTGCAGAGCAGCACGGTATGA
- a CDS encoding acyl-CoA dehydrogenase, translating into MGTIDSNLAADPGLAVAQPQSDALRELVAAIAAGAAARERGEGDARDAIARVRAARLGVFRLPKHEGGAGATLPQLFELVLDLAEADSNIPHILRNHFAFVEKALRARQLPQYQRWIQRVRAGELFGLGASELGTQNIGDGDGNTRLEPAGAGYRLTGTKYYSTGNLYFDHIIVNAKTPDGRSVGARVSVRQPGVDVREDWDGIGQRQTASGTTVFSNVEVAAEDVLVCADEVKLPHQATFAQLYLTTIIAGILRRIAKDAVELVRQRERNYYHAVARRPADDPLLQETVGELQSAAYVAEAAVLNAAAVLGEAFDSAIAGQPDDALFVEAALRSAKAKVVIDQLALHGATRIFDVGGASAAKQAAQLDRHWRNIRTIASHNPGLYKARVLGNHALNGVPLPSAAFF; encoded by the coding sequence ATGGGAACGATCGATTCGAATCTGGCCGCTGATCCCGGTCTCGCCGTCGCGCAGCCGCAATCCGACGCGCTGCGCGAGCTTGTCGCGGCGATCGCGGCCGGTGCTGCCGCACGCGAGCGCGGGGAAGGCGATGCGCGCGACGCGATCGCGCGGGTGCGCGCCGCACGTCTCGGCGTCTTCCGCTTGCCGAAGCACGAAGGCGGCGCGGGCGCCACGTTGCCGCAGCTCTTCGAGCTCGTGCTCGATCTGGCGGAAGCCGACTCGAATATCCCGCACATCCTGCGCAACCATTTCGCGTTCGTCGAAAAGGCGCTGCGTGCGCGTCAACTGCCGCAATACCAGCGCTGGATCCAACGCGTGCGCGCGGGCGAGCTATTCGGTCTCGGCGCGAGCGAACTCGGCACGCAGAACATCGGCGACGGCGACGGCAATACGCGCCTCGAGCCGGCGGGCGCCGGCTACCGGCTCACGGGCACCAAGTACTACAGCACCGGCAACCTGTACTTCGATCACATCATCGTCAATGCGAAGACTCCGGATGGACGTTCCGTCGGTGCGCGCGTGTCGGTGCGGCAGCCGGGCGTCGACGTGCGCGAGGACTGGGACGGCATCGGCCAGCGCCAGACCGCGAGCGGCACCACCGTCTTCAGCAACGTCGAGGTCGCGGCCGAAGACGTGCTCGTCTGTGCCGACGAAGTGAAGCTGCCGCACCAGGCCACCTTCGCGCAGCTCTACCTGACGACGATCATCGCGGGCATCCTGCGCCGCATCGCGAAGGATGCGGTGGAACTGGTGCGGCAGCGCGAGCGCAACTACTACCATGCGGTCGCGCGGCGCCCGGCCGACGATCCGCTGCTGCAGGAGACGGTCGGCGAGTTGCAGAGCGCGGCGTATGTCGCCGAGGCCGCGGTGCTGAACGCGGCGGCCGTGCTCGGCGAGGCGTTCGACAGCGCGATCGCCGGCCAGCCCGACGATGCGCTGTTCGTGGAAGCGGCACTGCGAAGCGCCAAAGCGAAGGTCGTGATCGATCAGCTCGCGCTGCATGGCGCGACGCGGATCTTCGACGTGGGCGGCGCGTCCGCCGCGAAGCAGGCGGCGCAACTCGATCGCCACTGGCGCAACATCCGCACGATTGCCTCGCATAACCCGGGGCTCTACAAGGCGCGAGTGCTCGGCAACCACGCGCTGAACGGCGTGCCGCTGCCGAGCGCCGCCTTCTTCTGA
- a CDS encoding LLM class flavin-dependent oxidoreductase, with protein MSLPSPAQFPDSPLSRALAQPLMLGLFLPIQSGGWSMSTLPRTTDWSFDYNARLTRKAEDLGFDLVFGLAQWLGKDGHGGTLRYRRESLDSFMAIASLASITHRILLVSTLHILYGNWHPLHLAKFGATLDHISGGRWGLNMVTGHSIDEAEMFGREGHFEHDQRYEMASEFVELMERLWSLDDNLTFDGKWYRTRNAFVSPKPRYGRPVLVNATSSPAGIDYAARHSDLIFITSSAGAQIDAALDVLPAHTAQVRAAAQSHGRQVRTLINPTIVCRPTESEARAYHDAILSHADFGAVDGFTGRRSDAQAWKGHQREQRVLGGNIQIIGSPEHVVDDLLRLKAAGIDGVQLTFYDFEPDLAYFGEAVLPLLEQAGLRVRVQSEA; from the coding sequence ATGTCGCTTCCGTCTCCCGCTCAATTCCCCGACAGCCCGCTTTCCCGAGCGCTAGCCCAGCCGTTGATGCTCGGCCTGTTCCTGCCGATCCAGAGCGGCGGCTGGTCGATGTCGACGCTGCCGCGCACCACCGACTGGAGTTTCGATTACAACGCGCGCCTCACGCGCAAGGCCGAGGACCTCGGCTTCGATCTCGTGTTCGGCCTAGCGCAATGGCTCGGCAAGGATGGCCACGGAGGCACGCTGCGCTACCGCCGCGAATCGCTCGATTCGTTCATGGCGATTGCGTCGCTCGCGTCGATCACGCATCGCATCCTGCTGGTCTCGACGCTGCACATCCTGTACGGCAACTGGCATCCGCTGCATCTCGCGAAATTCGGCGCGACGCTCGACCATATTTCGGGCGGCCGCTGGGGCTTGAACATGGTGACCGGCCATTCGATCGACGAGGCCGAGATGTTCGGTCGCGAAGGCCATTTCGAGCACGACCAGCGCTACGAGATGGCGAGCGAGTTCGTCGAGCTGATGGAGCGGCTCTGGTCGCTCGACGACAACCTGACGTTCGACGGCAAGTGGTACCGCACGCGCAACGCGTTCGTGTCGCCGAAGCCGCGTTATGGCCGCCCCGTGCTCGTCAACGCGACGAGTTCGCCGGCCGGCATCGACTATGCGGCGAGACACTCGGACCTGATCTTCATCACGAGTTCGGCCGGTGCGCAGATCGACGCGGCGCTCGACGTGCTGCCGGCGCACACGGCCCAGGTGCGGGCGGCGGCGCAGTCGCATGGCCGGCAGGTGCGTACGCTGATCAATCCGACCATCGTTTGTCGGCCGACCGAGAGCGAGGCGCGCGCGTATCACGACGCGATCCTCTCGCATGCCGACTTCGGCGCGGTCGATGGCTTCACCGGACGCCGCAGCGACGCCCAGGCCTGGAAGGGCCATCAGCGCGAGCAGCGGGTGCTCGGCGGAAACATTCAGATCATCGGTTCACCTGAGCATGTGGTCGACGATCTGCTGCGCCTGAAAGCGGCAGGCATCGATGGCGTGCAACTGACTTTCTACGATTTCGAGCCCGATCTCGCGTACTTCGGCGAAGCGGTGCTGCCGCTGCTGGAACAGGCCGGTCTGCGGGTGCGTGTGCAGTCCGAGGCGTAA
- a CDS encoding VOC family protein, with amino-acid sequence MSLSLDHIVIRVQDLEQTIADFTTLGFTVQRGGTHADGATHNALIGFADGSYVELIAFLREAPEHRWWDASHGIGDGFVDFALLPQSVASTIAAARERGLSYDGPFAGGRVRPDGERLEWQIGKPSSADLPFLCGDLTPRRLRVAEGDVRHHANGARGVGNITLAVNDLNASLARYRALLGEPGVQRAPLPGYEIELAILALGTTTLTLASPTCHTREPAVGLAADLRRRLAARGEGVFAVALETNVDNAARSLDRALAHDSIIELIAGSSTGRAQ; translated from the coding sequence ATGTCGCTTTCGCTCGACCACATCGTGATCCGCGTACAGGATCTCGAACAGACCATCGCCGATTTCACTACGCTAGGCTTTACCGTGCAACGCGGGGGCACGCACGCCGATGGCGCCACGCACAACGCGCTGATCGGCTTCGCGGACGGCAGCTATGTCGAGCTGATCGCTTTTCTGCGCGAGGCGCCGGAGCATCGTTGGTGGGATGCAAGTCATGGCATCGGTGATGGGTTCGTCGATTTCGCGCTTCTACCGCAATCGGTTGCAAGTACCATCGCCGCGGCTCGCGAACGAGGTCTCTCTTACGACGGTCCTTTCGCCGGTGGACGCGTGCGCCCCGACGGCGAGCGCCTCGAATGGCAGATCGGCAAACCGTCGAGCGCGGATCTGCCGTTCCTGTGCGGCGATCTGACGCCGCGCCGTCTGCGCGTGGCCGAAGGTGACGTACGCCATCACGCGAACGGTGCGCGCGGCGTTGGGAACATCACGCTGGCGGTGAACGACCTGAATGCGAGCCTCGCACGATATCGCGCTCTGCTCGGAGAACCCGGCGTGCAGCGTGCGCCGCTCCCCGGTTACGAAATAGAGTTGGCCATCCTGGCGCTCGGTACGACGACGCTCACGCTCGCCAGTCCCACCTGCCACACTCGCGAGCCGGCCGTTGGCCTTGCGGCCGACCTTCGGCGCCGCCTCGCCGCGCGCGGCGAAGGCGTTTTCGCGGTCGCGCTGGAGACGAACGTGGATAACGCAGCGCGCTCCCTGGATCGCGCACTCGCGCATGATTCCATCATCGAACTGATAGCAGGCTCGTCGACCGGCCGCGCACAATAA
- a CDS encoding ABC transporter ATP-binding protein, with product MTRSSLHLVAPNPSPSAQAAMTEPLLKLDQIDTFYGQIQVHFGVNLSIKRGEIVSLLGGNASGKSTAMKVILGLHKPRSGTISFDGKPLNGLPTSQIVRRGIASVPEARRLFGDMTVRENLLMGAFTRKDRAGISEDYERMLELFPRVKERLSQRAGTLSGGEQQMLAMARALMSRPALVCMDEPTMGLSPLYVDKVLELIQTINQQGITFFMVEQNASLALRISHRGYVLQTGRVVLSGTASELLGDQRIRDAYLGGSLAAQTAS from the coding sequence ATGACCAGGTCCAGTCTGCATCTGGTTGCGCCGAACCCATCACCCTCCGCACAAGCCGCCATGACCGAGCCGTTGCTGAAACTCGACCAGATCGACACGTTCTATGGACAGATCCAGGTGCACTTCGGCGTGAATCTGAGCATCAAGCGCGGCGAGATCGTGAGTCTGTTGGGCGGCAACGCCAGCGGCAAATCGACGGCGATGAAGGTGATTCTTGGCCTGCACAAACCGCGATCGGGCACGATCAGCTTCGACGGCAAACCGTTGAACGGCCTGCCGACCTCGCAGATCGTGCGGCGAGGCATCGCTTCGGTGCCGGAAGCTCGGCGGCTTTTCGGCGACATGACGGTGCGCGAAAACCTGCTGATGGGCGCGTTCACGCGCAAAGACCGCGCAGGCATCAGCGAGGACTACGAACGCATGCTCGAACTTTTCCCGCGCGTGAAAGAGCGGTTGAGTCAGCGGGCCGGCACGCTTTCAGGCGGTGAGCAGCAGATGCTGGCGATGGCGCGCGCGTTGATGAGCCGTCCCGCGCTAGTCTGCATGGACGAGCCGACGATGGGCCTGTCGCCGCTCTACGTCGACAAGGTGCTCGAGCTGATCCAGACCATCAACCAGCAGGGCATCACGTTTTTCATGGTCGAGCAGAACGCGAGCCTCGCGCTGCGGATCTCGCATCGCGGCTACGTGTTGCAGACGGGGCGCGTGGTGCTGTCCGGTACCGCGAGCGAACTGCTCGGCGACCAGCGAATCCGTGACGCTTATCTCGGCGGATCGCTGGCGGCGCAGACTGCGTCGTGA
- a CDS encoding ABC transporter ATP-binding protein: MTSSLPPGTEILFDVRRVTRRFGGLVAVDEVNLSVARGECVSVIGPNGAGKSTLFNLLTGIDTPDAGVVKFAGEEVTGMAPEQLAARGVARTFQHGRVFGNLSVLDNVLIGAHARLAMTRRGWPVVGAFAEVLRALAGPASVRREDAALREEVTALLARFGTRLSPRLDQPAHSLSYANRRRVEIARALALRPRILLLDEPTAGMNESETAEMLELILELKRDGLTILLIEHKLDLVMQLSDRVLVLEDGRKIASGLPAEVRDDPAVIEAYLGHRQVGAAGVANGRNETAAA; this comes from the coding sequence ATGACATCTTCTTTGCCACCCGGCACGGAAATCCTGTTCGACGTGCGGCGCGTCACACGCCGTTTCGGCGGTCTGGTGGCTGTCGACGAAGTGAACCTGTCGGTCGCGCGCGGCGAATGCGTGAGCGTGATCGGGCCGAACGGTGCCGGCAAGTCCACGCTGTTCAATCTGCTGACCGGCATCGACACGCCCGACGCCGGCGTGGTGAAGTTCGCCGGTGAAGAAGTGACTGGCATGGCGCCGGAGCAGCTGGCCGCGCGCGGCGTCGCTCGCACGTTCCAGCATGGACGGGTGTTCGGCAATCTGAGCGTGCTCGATAACGTGCTGATCGGCGCGCATGCCCGGCTCGCGATGACGCGTCGGGGCTGGCCCGTGGTCGGGGCGTTCGCGGAAGTGCTGCGCGCGCTGGCCGGGCCCGCATCGGTACGGCGCGAAGACGCCGCGCTGCGCGAGGAGGTGACGGCGCTGTTGGCGCGCTTCGGCACGCGCCTCTCGCCGCGTCTCGATCAGCCGGCGCACAGCCTGTCCTATGCGAACCGCCGGCGCGTCGAGATTGCGCGCGCGCTGGCACTGCGTCCGCGCATTCTGCTGCTCGACGAACCGACCGCCGGCATGAACGAATCCGAGACCGCCGAAATGCTCGAACTCATTCTCGAACTCAAACGGGACGGCCTCACCATCCTGCTGATCGAGCACAAGCTCGATCTCGTGATGCAGCTTTCCGACCGCGTGCTCGTGCTCGAAGACGGCCGCAAGATTGCATCGGGGCTGCCTGCCGAAGTGCGCGACGATCCCGCCGTGATCGAGGCGTACCTTGGACATCGTCAGGTCGGCGCGGCCGGCGTAGCGAATGGCCGCAACGAAACGGCGGCCGCATGA